CATACTCCAATAGAGCAACTCAACCTACAATGAAAAAGGCATTTCCATGGTCACTTTGTAAAGCATTAGTTAAGCCATGATGAAAATAGAAGAGTAAATTACCATttggtttgaattgaaatgaaactGAGCTTGTCTCACACGCAACCCAACATATTTCCTTATTCCATTTGGAGCAACTGATCAGTAACCTCGACCACTTGAGAATTTTGCACATTCTGTACGTGCGTGATCAAAAGAAACAATTATAAAGAAAGGTAAAACCAGCGTTTCAAAAGTAGAACACTTTAAAATGATTGGTACCATTTCATTGAACATATGTTTTATGGTAGTGTTAAGATCGCCTTCCCACTGCAGTTCACCGTCCTCATCTCCTGTTAAGTGCGTTTGTTCCAGCCTTGGTGTACTTAACTCTCCTTGACAGAAATTCTTCATTTTGGGGCACTTTTTCACCTTCACCATTTGCAAGACTGGGAACTCCAACAAGTGATGCGCCAAGGAAAAGCTTGCTAGACTTGGCAGACGACTTAGTTCCAAATACTTAAGTTTGGGGAAAACAATGTTGCCTTGTATTTCTTCACCCTCACATGCTATGATTTCTTGTATCATCTCACAATCATCTATGCTCAGGCTTTCTAGTAGCGTCAGGCTCTTTGCTGTCGAGCATGCTATTAGATTGATGAATCCATGCAATCTTGAAACTTCCATACTTAATAGATTTTTGAAATACAACAAAGATGGCTCTAAAGTCTTTAATGTTAGCTCTGGAAGTTGAGACAACCTTAACACCTCTAACTGATAGCATGCCGATGTCTGCCTTTCCTCGTTGATGAGTCCTTCAGACAAAATCTTTAATGTCAACTCTGGAAGTTCAGACAAGCTTAATTCCTTTAACTGAGAGAATGCTGATGTATGTCTTTCCTTGTGGCTGAGTCCTTCAGACCGGACTATTTCAGAAATGAAAGCATTGTTTATAACAAGCTTCTGAAGCTTTGGTAGTGAGCGAATGAAGGAATATGGAAGAGTAATGGATGTCTCAGGAAAGAATTGGAGGTTAAGAAGTTTGAGGTTTGGGAAACACTGCAATGAGAGTTGTCCATCACATATCCCCTTTATCATATCACTCGTCTTCAGTGTTAATTCTTGTAAAGCAGGGAAAGTGTCCTGGTCACCAACAAATATATTAAACATTGATTAAAGAGTTCTAAATTTAAGTAAGAGAGAAGGTGAGAATATTAGTTAATTTAAAAGGCAATTTATAGGTAATCTCATTTGATTTGGATATAATCTTGAGTAATGAACATGGAATATCAACTATCAGTGAGCATACCTCATTGACGCAAAACAAGGGTTgttggtttgagatttgaacctCACCAAATATCTGTGCTTTGGGACATTCAATAACTTCCATTTGTTTCAACGATGGCCATTGGGTGGTATGCATCCTAGAGAAGAAACATTTCAATCTCGGTAACTTACCCAATCCAAGGTGCTTTACATCGGGAAATACAAACTTGGTCGTCACTGTTTCTGCCATTGTAGACCGAGTAGCTGATGTTGACTGTGATTCATTGGCAATGAGTCCTTGCAGCTCAATTATTTCTTCTAACGAATCACAATTCTGAATCCTCAGCTTCTTCAGACGAGGGAAAACAACCTAATAAACCATTTGATTGGGTTAATAACTGAAAAATGTTGAAATGAAAAAGATTAATGAAAGAAGTAGAAGGAGAAGAATGGTAaagtaaaagaagaagaaatgaccTTTTCATTGAGGACAGCAGAGTCATTTGTTTGTGTAGGTTGGCGAATTTGAGGTTCATCTCCACAGACAGATTTAGAGATGAATGTTTTCAGCAGAGGACATTTTTTTAGCGTTAGCTTTTTTAAGCATGGGAATTCAGAGTAATTTTGAAAGTAGAAACTTGTGAGTTTGGGAAGGTTTTTCAGCGACAGCCACTGTAGTTTAGAGAAAATCGTATGATTCCTCTCTGGATCTTCTGCACCCAATCCATCCGTGAAAATTACTTGTTCCATCATATTACAGTCCTTAATTTCAAGCTCTTCGAGTTCCACAAGATCTTTTAGTAAGAAAGAGGGAAACAGGTATTTCAAATTGTGACACCCTTCCACCCGCAAGCGATACAAGTCTTTGAGAGATGAGGAAGATGAGTGGTGCCATATGTTATGAATGTTAATGGAGGACAAATTCAGTTCCATCAATTCGGGAATGACAACCTGCAGACAtatataaatttcataataagATAATTAATATAACTCTTCATTCTTTACAAACAAATGAGAAGAAGAAATGATAAAATGTAGAGAAAATTGAAACATGGACTGAGTTAAGTGATAAAATGTAGAGCTGCACAAATCTAACATCATTCAACAGAAAAATCAGCAATTTTCACTTTTTCATTCATACTTTAATTATGGTTTGAAGGTTTTTTTTATtgctttaaaataattaatatattttaattatgtttaataattttaataatattacttTATATTaattacatgaaataaaaatacactATATTTGTAATTAgtgtaaaataatatattaaaataatatttttaataatataaataatattaaaatacactATATTTTacctatttaattatttttaaataatatatttttaattattgtaatTAGTGTAAAATAGTATTCATTATTCCAGCtattgaatataattaaaatatattataataaattttcaaatcacaattaaaatatttttatcatattcaATGTTTTATTTcgtataattaattatataaagcaacataattcaaaataataatacataAACATAGATTCATTATTTTGATCATTAAAGCATTCGTACAAGTTATAAAATATTTGATTACCCTATAAACAAAGTGTTACTATCTTACATTTAAGTTAACTAAAAAGGGCATGGAAAAGGGAAGTAATAATGTGAATGTTAATTCAACAAGTGTTGAAATAAGTAAAGATTATGTTGGATATTCTTCATACTCAACAACCTCATTCATTTCTATCTTTTCTGCTATCTATTCCCCCACTCTTTATCTATTACATTCTCATCATCTATAATAGACATGAATTAATTAGTGCACATAAATTTTGATTACCAAACTGACCTTGTCGCAGAATAAAGCGGCTGTATTATCTTCTACGTCTTGCTCGCCAATCACTTTTTCACTCTTTCTTGAAATTGAAGAAGATAATGCCATCATTTTTGGACAATTAATTATCGTTATACCactcaaatttggaaattcaagaGTTCGACTTCCCAAATAAAAATTTGTCAAGTTGGAACACGACTCCATTTTTACAGAGTAGAGCAGAGGAAATGTGAACTCATGTGTCGCTGCTTCCTCCTCGTCTTCCCTAATCACTTGCTCCATTATACTGCATTCTTGTACTTCTATCCTAATTAGTTGCTTGAGGCTCAAAAGCATAGAGGGAGTAAAAATGTACATCAAGCTACTACATTTATAAAACTCCATTTGGCTAAGGTTCTTCAACCCTAAAATTGCTCGAGAATGTTTTTTCCATGTTTCTATCGACTCGGGAAGCGTATCAGAGATGGTCAAATCACTTCGGCCATAGAATCGTCCCTAAAACAACAAATTCATCCATATTATTACattcataatttaaaataaatactctttgtTAATTATTCAACAACGAAAGCATAGGAAAGAAAATCGAGCACTAACATTCATTGTATCAGAACAAGGAAGCTAGATAGCATTATGAATTACCTCCGTACCTCTTGTATGTACAACTGTTGTATGGTGGTATTCAAGTCACCTGCCCAACACTCTTTATTATAGAAAATCCCATGTTTTACACTTTGTAATTGTGGGGTGCTTAAAACTCCCTCAGAAAAGATCTTCAATTTAGGACACCCTTCCACATCTACTTCTTCCAGGCAAGGAAAGTTGAAGGTGTACCTCCCTGGACAAAAGCTTGTGAGGCTTTGTAGTTCGTTTAGTTTCAAGCATTTCAATTTACCAACAACTATTGTTTGACGGTAGTCTCCCTCGTGTGCCACTATTTCTGTCATTTTAGTGCAGTTGCTTACCTCCATGGTTGTTAATTGCACAAGACTCTCAACTATTAAGGGTGTAACTAAGTTTGTCATTATTTTGCAATATGACACTTCCAAAGTTGTGAGATTTTGGAATGAGGCTccaatatttatcaaatcatcacaattcttaattgtgagtgtTTGGAGAGTAGAAAGAAAATAACCAAGTTCCGAATCTTTCTTCCATATATGCTTAAGATTTTTGGAAGAAGTCAATTGCAGATTTTTTATTGGTGAGAGAGTCCCAACATCCCCCTTACAAGGGACTACATGTTTGaaatcaaaatcatcaaactcgAGACTTTTCAGATTGTAGAATCTTCGGAGGAAAAAAAATATAGAAGGAGATCCACCATGATGCACTTTAAGAAGTTTAATGTGGGGAAACAAGTTGGGTGGAAACTGGTCCACATCACCACTAAGATCTCGTAACCGAAGTTGTTCTAAATTGGGAAAGACCTAGGAAACCAATTAAACATAAACAAATCAAGCTCAATGTTTGAGTAATaggattttatttaaaaattttaagaaaacagAATACCTTATGAATGAAAACTGATAAAAGAAAAGACAACTTGAAAGTCGAATGAAAAATAGCAAGTTTGAATTAAAAAGGATAAGCTCTTCTCTAACCACTCTCTTTCCATCTTACATTTTTCTATGGTTAAATTACAGCCTTTCAAAATGTTTATATAGGAGCCTAACATTTGCAAAAATCTTCACATAAAAACTTTTCACGCACTTTAACTTAAtttgcttaaaaaaaaaaaggtaaattttaacgtatttagaataaaatatatgacagttgaattaaatattaaaaaataataaaaacatgcGGTTTAGATGATGAAAACAAAAATATTTGTAATGATATACGTACCTCTTCTGTCAACATTACTGCCTCCCCATTTCCCTTTCTTCCTTGCATTAATCTAACATCTTCTAAGCCCACTATCTTTAGCAAAGCAGAACAATCTGTCCTCAATGTTTTCAACATGGGCCACACCATTGTATGTTGCCCTTTATAGAAACATTTGAGCTCTTTTAAGTCCTCAACCACAAGTGAAGACACTTTGGGAAACTCAAACCTCATAGGTTGCTCCTCTACTCCTTCCCCTTCTGATACAATCTCCTCCACCCCacattttattatgcttaaatctTCAAGTTGTAGAAGATGTTTGGCTATTGACGCTGGAAATAGATTTTTCAAACTCTCACACTCTGAAACTCTTAATTTTCGTAGATTTTGAAAAGAATCTGATGGTAGGTCATTATGAAATATCATCTTCACATTTCTCAACTGGAAGATCGTCATGGTTTCCAAGCTAGGAACAACAacctattcatatatatatataatgcccATTTTAAAGCTAGCTCATATATCGAAAGCAAAAAAACAATAAAGGAAAAATCAAAGTAAAGGGATATTGAATTCAGATTGAGTAGGAATTGttttgttttaaatatatttagggattataattatttattttatctaaataTTTTCATAATCCTGTTTAGGATTATAATTATGCCTATTTTTCTATATCATTTTATTTCTACTAGTATTTGATTAAAGGCTTTATTTCTTGCTTGTTTTTGGTACAagaatcaattttatcaaaataggaaagaaagaaaattataATGTtgggtgatatatatatatatatatatataacaaaaataggaaagaaattaaaatttcaattcatTACCCTATAAGGAAAATGGTTCTAAAACATAGCTTATGAAATGACTAAACATTTACTCATCAACCTCAACCATTTTTATCGTTTATGCTATCAATACCCCACTtcaaattcaatttctcatatatgGATTATCGCCATTTATATACTCATCAACTCATCTAATACAAAGAATgaagatatgaattatttagtgCACATAAATATTGAATATCAAACTCACCTTGTGGCAGAATAAAGCTGTAGTATTATCTCTCACTCCTTGCTCGCCAATCACTTTTTCACTCTTTCTTGAAATTGAAGAAGATAATGCCGTCAGTTTTGGACACCAAGTTATCGTAATATCactcaactttggaaattcaagaGCTCGACTTCCCAAATAAAAATTTTTCAAGTTGAAACACGAATATATTTCTATCGAATAGAGCCGAGGAAATGTGAACTCATGTGTTGTTGCGTCCTCCTCGTCTTCCGTAATCACTTGTTCCGCTGTATGGCATTCTTGTACTTCTATCCTTTCCAATTGCTTGAGGCTCAAAAGCATAGACAAGGAAAAAATGTATTTCAAGCTGCTACATCTATAAAACTTCATTTGGCTAAGGTTCTTCAACTCCAAAATAGCTCGAGGGTTTTTTTTCCATATTTCTATCGACTCGGGAAACGTGTTAGAGATGGTCAATTTATGTGGGCCATAAAATCCACCCTAAAACAACAAATTCATCCATATTAATACattcataatttaaaaataaacacTCTTTGTTAGTTATTcaacaatgaaagaaaaggaaagaaaatcgaGCACTAACATTCATTGTATCAGGCAAGGAAGTTAGATAGCATTATGAATTAACTCCGTACCTTATTTATGTACAACAGTTGTATGGTGGTATTCAAGTCACCTGCCCAACACCTGTTCATATTGAGACTATCCTGTTTTACACTCTGTAATTGTGGGGTGTTTAAATCTCCCTCAGAAAAGATCTTCAATTTAGGACATATTACCACAACTACTTCTTCCAAACAAGGAAAGTTGAAGGTGTAACTTCCAGGACAAAAGCTTGTGAGGCTTTGTAGTTCCTTTAGTTTCAAGCATTTCAATTTACCAACAACTATTGTTTGACGGTAGTCTCCCTCGTGTGCCACTATTTCTGTCATTTTAGTGCACTCGCTTACCTCCATTGTTGTTAATTGCACAAGACTCTCAACTATTAAGGGTGTAACTAAGTTTGTCATCATTGcgcaatttgacacctttaaagTTGTGagatttttaaaagataatgaggAGGCTCCAATATTGATCAAATCATGACACCAATAAACTGTGAGTGTTTGGAGATCAGAAAGAATATTGCCAAGCTCTGAATCTTTCCTCCACATACGCTGCAGATTTCTGAGATTGTACaagttcaatttttttattcgTGACGGAGTCCCAACGTCTCCCTTACAAGGGAGTCCATCTCTGAAACTAAAAAACTCAAGATCAAGACTTTCCAGATTGCAGATTTTTCTCAGGAAAGGAAATATAGGAAATCCACCATAGAAGCCACCATTCACTTTAAGAACTTTAACGTGGTGAAACAAATTCGGTGGAAACTGGTCCCCAACACTAAGATGTCGTAACTGAAGTTGTTCTAAATTGGGAAAGACCTAGGAAACCAATTTAACAATAACAGATGAAGCTCAATGTTGATGTACATGCTTAAATAAAACCAATGTACAGTAAtaggattttttatttttattttttaagaaatCAGAATAGCTTATAAATGAAAAGTGATAAAAAAAGCACAAGTTGAAAATAAAAAGACAAGAAATCATAGTTTCTGATTAAAACAAAAGGTTTTAAAACGCTAATATAAGAATAAATGACACTTGTACTTCCTTAATTGCTTTCAACACAATAAGCTCTTCTCTAACTCACTGTCTTTCCATCTTACATCATTTTTATGGTTAAATGATCAAATTAGTCCCAATCTTTAAGAGGTTGTTCACATAACCTTTATAAAAATCTTCAAATAAAGTCTTTACAtgtactttttatatttttgaatttctataactatttatttatatatacatattaatttttaggttgaagactaaattgatagaatatataaacattgagtgctaaatttatcaaaattttagaaTCAAGACTATTTATCACTCATTAACATTAAATAAGAGTGTGAATATTGATAAAccattaaaaatttcatttcattgaaaatgaaaattttcaacatttaattttttttaattgtgTTTGAGAACCATATCAAcattttactttaaaattttaataaaaaatgttAGAACATAATAAGTAGATAATTATTTATCACTTAATGTGAAAAATAGCAAGTTGATTTTACTTTCCAAATTcctatttttgaaataaattatttcctcattttttgaaaattaaaaaattttaacttttatttaaatataatatgaaagatgaaaagataaaatattatcataataatatttattataatttaaaagaaagaaTATTATGTAATTTCGTAATTGCATTGATGATCTAATTAAGGGTCATTCTAACTCAAGTAAAGtgcttaaatataaatattagatAGGTGTAATGTAAGACCTCAGTTAATTAAATTGCATTATAACAAAATGCACGTGATGATGAAAAGAAATATATTTGTAATGATATACATACCTCTTCCACCACCAAAACTGCCTCCCCATTTCCCTTTCTTTCTTGGATTCCAACAGCTTCTAAACCCATTATCATTAGCAAACCAGAACCTTCTGTGGTCAATTTTTTCAACATTGGCCACACGATTGTATGTTGCC
The Gossypium arboreum isolate Shixiya-1 chromosome 10, ASM2569848v2, whole genome shotgun sequence genome window above contains:
- the LOC108466291 gene encoding uncharacterized protein LOC108466291, which encodes MEFVIGIVSSIFTTAAEYTISPIINHVKYLSNHQQNVKTLKDQAEKLKDARDRVQHSVDAAQRNGEEIERDVNNWMSAVDRKIPQQVEKVMQDEEKAKKKCFIGLCPNFWTRYKHSLKAAEEAKAVAELLEQGKFDGVSYPVPLQNITVPPVKGYEDFESRTLVLNEIMEALKDDSVSVIGVHGMGGIGKTTLVKEIATKVKDKLFDSVVIATVTQTIDIEKIQNRIAELLGLKFEEQSTDVKALRLRERLKKEKRVLVVLDDIWGKVDIEEVGIPLGDEHKGCKLLLTSRELNVLSNGMDAQKHFSIRLLNEKEAWDLFKKKAGDCVESCDLKPTAMEVAKKCAGLPIAIATVAGALRNKRLFEWKNALRELERPSSSNFTGITAAYSAIEWSFNYLESEEVKLTFLLCCVIGHNGLVEKLMRYTVGLGLFGGVNTVEEARNNVLTVVTNLKASSLLLDSYDDEHFDIHDVVWDAALAIASRDYHMLVLRDHVPMEWSDKEKMNSWRRISLTCPPIIAELAKELDCSGLSFFRMTHYGSVEIPPDFFKRIESLRVLDLPHGPSFSYPRESINLPESINHLINLRMLCLRGCLVKDITIIGELKNLEILDLAFTGIKELPKKIAQLSRLRLLDLSGCRALKIIPPNVLSSLSKLEELYMEGSFAEWENEGVVGNERRNARLDELNNLSRLTTLHVNIPNVQMIPKHGFIDTLDRYKILVGDYPEVEWYSKYEYSRTLKLKIYKNISSSNGVKMLLKRSEDLYLDLKGLEGIKSVLAELNNGQEFLNLKRVDVIIRMEEYSTSSEPVPLFIKQTSLWISNLRRLIINGCGNLEHLLSPSVARRLEQLQCIEIADCKCLREIIFTKEILEEEEREDVICFPRLNSLRMDCLRNLIFFCSGNYNIEFPLLKELEIEDCPKLEKFISESSTESGMHTLFNEKVAVPSLETMTISKLRNVKMIFHTDLPPNSFQSLRKLSVSNCEILKNVFPASIAKHLLQLEDLSISDCGVEEIVSEGKGVEDQPVRFEFPKVSSLEVTSLKELKCFYKGQHTIVWPMLKKLTTEGSGLLMIMGLEAVGIQERKGNGEAVLVVEEVFPNLEQLQLRHLSVGDQFPPNLFHHVKVLKVNGGFYGGFPIFPFLRKICNLESLDLEFFSFRDGLPCKGDVGTPSRIKKLNLYNLRNLQRMWRKDSELGNILSDLQTLTVYWCHDLINIGASSLSFKNLTTLKVSNCAMMTNLVTPLIVESLVQLTTMEVSECTKMTEIVAHEGDYRQTIVVGKLKCLKLKELQSLTSFCPGSYTFNFPCLEEVVVVICPKLKIFSEGDLNTPQLQSVKQDSLNMNRCWAGDLNTTIQLLYINKGGFYGPHKLTISNTFPESIEIWKKNPRAILELKNLSQMKFYRCSSLKYIFSLSMLLSLKQLERIEVQECHTAEQVITEDEEDATTHEFTFPRLYSIEIYSCFNLKNFYLGSRALEFPKLSDITITWCPKLTALSSSISRKSEKVIGEQGVRDNTTALFCHKVVVPSLETMTIFQLRNVKMIFHNDLPSDSFQNLRKLRVSECESLKNLFPASIAKHLLQLEDLSIIKCGVEEIVSEGEGVEEQPMRFEFPKVSSLVVEDLKELKCFYKGQHTMVWPMLKTLRTDCSALLKIVGLEDVRLMQGRKGNGEAVMLTEEVFPNLEQLRLRDLSGDVDQFPPNLFPHIKLLKVHHGGSPSIFFFLRRFYNLKSLEFDDFDFKHVVPCKGDVGTLSPIKNLQLTSSKNLKHIWKKDSELGYFLSTLQTLTIKNCDDLINIGASFQNLTTLEVSYCKIMTNLVTPLIVESLVQLTTMEVSNCTKMTEIVAHEGDYRQTIVVGKLKCLKLNELQSLTSFCPGRYTFNFPCLEEVDVEGCPKLKIFSEGVLSTPQLQSVKHGIFYNKECWAGDLNTTIQQLYIQEGRFYGRSDLTISDTLPESIETWKKHSRAILGLKNLSQMEFYKCSSLMYIFTPSMLLSLKQLIRIEVQECSIMEQVIREDEEEAATHEFTFPLLYSVKMESCSNLTNFYLGSRTLEFPNLSGITIINCPKMMALSSSISRKSEKVIGEQDVEDNTAALFCDKVVIPELMELNLSSINIHNIWHHSSSSSLKDLYRLRVEGCHNLKYLFPSFLLKDLVELEELEIKDCNMMEQVIFTDGLGAEDPERNHTIFSKLQWLSLKNLPKLTSFYFQNYSEFPCLKKLTLKKCPLLKTFISKSVCGDEPQIRQPTQTNDSAVLNEKVVFPRLKKLRIQNCDSLEEIIELQGLIANESQSTSATRSTMAETVTTKFVFPDVKHLGLGKLPRLKCFFSRMHTTQWPSLKQMEVIECPKAQIFGEVQISNQQPLFCVNEDTFPALQELTLKTSDMIKGICDGQLSLQCFPNLKLLNLQFFPETSITLPYSFIRSLPKLQKLVINNAFISEIVRSEGLSHKERHTSAFSQLKELSLSELPELTLKILSEGLINEERQTSACYQLEVLRLSQLPELTLKTLEPSLLYFKNLLSMEVSRLHGFINLIACSTAKSLTLLESLSIDDCEMIQEIIACEGEEIQGNIVFPKLKYLELSRLPSLASFSLAHHLLEFPVLQMVKVKKCPKMKNFCQGELSTPRLEQTHLTGDEDGELQWEGDLNTTIKHMFNEMNVQNSQVVEVTDQLLQME